One Amorphoplanes digitatis genomic window carries:
- a CDS encoding SDR family NAD(P)-dependent oxidoreductase, giving the protein MSEYPRGLAAFSLEGRKALITGGNRGLGYAFTQALADAGASVAFIGRGADANQAAVDRLADAGIAAHAISADLTRDDDVQRGVDEAVHALGGLDIVVNNAGACVHNPAWDATDEQWQQVFDLNVRAVWKVSLAAGRHLRATGGGCIVNIGSISGLIVNRPQAQAPYNASKAAVHQLTKSLAAEWAPDNIRVNAVAPGYVKTEMAPVDRPELRRMWIEDAPQQRYAMPEEIAPTVVYLCSPAAAFVTGSVLVIDGGYTVY; this is encoded by the coding sequence ATGAGCGAGTATCCGCGCGGGCTGGCAGCATTCTCCCTGGAGGGACGGAAGGCGCTGATCACCGGCGGCAACCGCGGCCTCGGGTACGCCTTCACCCAGGCCCTTGCCGACGCCGGCGCCTCGGTCGCGTTCATCGGGCGCGGCGCGGACGCCAACCAGGCGGCGGTCGACCGACTCGCGGACGCGGGCATCGCCGCACACGCCATCAGCGCCGACCTGACCCGCGACGACGACGTACAGCGCGGCGTCGACGAGGCCGTACACGCCCTCGGCGGCCTGGACATCGTCGTCAACAACGCCGGCGCCTGCGTACACAACCCGGCCTGGGACGCCACCGACGAACAGTGGCAGCAGGTCTTCGACCTCAACGTCCGCGCGGTCTGGAAGGTCAGCCTGGCCGCCGGCCGCCACCTGCGCGCCACCGGCGGCGGCTGCATCGTCAACATCGGCTCCATCTCGGGCCTGATCGTCAACCGGCCGCAGGCGCAGGCCCCCTACAACGCCTCCAAGGCCGCCGTCCACCAGCTCACCAAGTCACTGGCCGCGGAGTGGGCACCGGACAACATCCGGGTCAACGCCGTCGCGCCGGGCTACGTCAAGACGGAGATGGCCCCGGTGGACCGGCCGGAACTGCGCCGGATGTGGATCGAGGACGCCCCGCAGCAGCGCTACGCCATGCCCGAGGAGATCGCACCGACCGTGGTCTACCTCTGCTCCCCCGCGGCGGCCTTCGTCACCGGCTCCGTGCTCGTCATCGACGGCGGTTACACCGTCTACTGA
- a CDS encoding DUF1877 family protein has protein sequence MFFALTAEQEAALVATRDDDEVRAFVEEVEMGDWDGEPLDCETDKAWDAMHRCLSDGTLGSGRRLSPLDMAVLGGGHHYEGDDYVVSHVLVDEVARVAAGLQVVDEAWMRQRYDSIDPASYQGVLSDEDFAYTWYWFTRVRDFYGRAAAAGRAVIFTVDQ, from the coding sequence ATGTTCTTTGCGCTGACGGCCGAGCAGGAGGCCGCGCTGGTGGCGACCCGCGACGACGACGAGGTACGGGCGTTCGTCGAAGAGGTCGAGATGGGCGACTGGGACGGCGAGCCGCTGGACTGCGAGACCGACAAGGCCTGGGACGCCATGCACCGGTGCCTGAGCGACGGGACCCTGGGCAGCGGCCGGCGCCTGTCCCCGCTCGACATGGCCGTGCTCGGCGGCGGCCACCACTACGAGGGCGACGACTACGTCGTGAGCCACGTGCTGGTCGACGAGGTGGCCCGGGTCGCCGCGGGCCTTCAAGTTGTGGACGAGGCGTGGATGCGGCAGCGGTACGACAGCATCGACCCCGCGAGCTACCAGGGCGTGCTCAGCGACGAGGACTTCGCGTACACCTGGTACTGGTTCACGCGGGTGCGCGACTTCTACGGCCGGGCCGCGGCCGCCGGGCGGGCCGTCATCTTCACCGTGGATCAGTAG
- a CDS encoding GlsB/YeaQ/YmgE family stress response membrane protein, with the protein MIGALLLGFVAGVIARVLMPGDAFRKMSGPASWLVSVGLGLAGAMLGYVIFTLGMGIGDDDIFDWGGILSAIIGTLIVIPIAGWLLHRSGHAPKTG; encoded by the coding sequence ATGATCGGTGCATTACTGCTCGGCTTCGTCGCCGGCGTCATCGCGAGAGTGCTCATGCCAGGCGACGCGTTCCGCAAGATGAGCGGGCCGGCGTCGTGGCTGGTCTCGGTGGGGCTCGGTCTGGCCGGGGCGATGCTCGGGTACGTCATCTTCACCCTCGGGATGGGGATCGGCGACGACGACATCTTCGACTGGGGCGGGATCCTGAGCGCGATCATCGGCACGCTGATCGTGATCCCGATCGCCGGCTGGCTGCTGCACCGGTCGGGCCACGCACCGAAAACCGGGTAG
- a CDS encoding PadR family transcriptional regulator, translating to MAAALGDILLVLLSREPRSVLDLRQGYADLFGDRPVPDVIRIVAALTRLERGGFIRTVAWDPGSRSGARRVVALTPAGQRRQQTWLLDPPPDVDRSEVYARAMLAVAYADRDTFDGAIGACRKVVDRQRSAIEDRTGAAGPVQGARASFEVAALTSLGGWLHHLRDTLP from the coding sequence ATGGCGGCCGCATTGGGCGACATCCTGCTGGTGCTCCTCAGCCGCGAACCACGCAGCGTCCTCGATCTGCGGCAGGGCTACGCCGACCTCTTCGGCGACCGGCCGGTGCCGGACGTGATCCGGATCGTCGCCGCGCTCACCCGGCTGGAGCGCGGCGGCTTCATCCGGACGGTCGCCTGGGACCCGGGATCCCGGAGCGGGGCCCGGCGCGTCGTCGCACTGACCCCCGCCGGGCAGCGGCGCCAGCAGACCTGGTTGCTGGACCCGCCGCCGGACGTCGACCGGTCGGAGGTCTACGCGCGGGCCATGCTCGCCGTCGCCTACGCCGACCGCGACACCTTCGACGGTGCGATCGGCGCCTGCCGCAAGGTCGTCGACCGGCAGCGGTCCGCGATCGAGGACCGCACCGGCGCCGCGGGCCCGGTGCAGGGTGCCCGCGCGTCGTTCGAGGTCGCCGCACTCACCTCGCTCGGCGGCTGGCTGCACCACCTGCGCGACACGCTGCCGTGA